The proteins below come from a single Saccharopolyspora sp. SCSIO 74807 genomic window:
- a CDS encoding DEAD/DEAH box helicase translates to MPDSAPARSRRPRRRNGGKPAAAPAPSLFDQAGVTAVDPAPFDSLGLPQRLVRELADAGMTEAFPIQAATIPDALSGRDVLGRGQTGSGKTLAFGLPLLAMQQESARPLHPRGLVLVPTRELATQVTTALKPLAKVLGMYVREVVGGMPFNRQAETLRRGVDLLVATPGRLSDHVRQGTCVLSDVERTALDEADQMADMGFLPQVRQILDLIPPGGQRLLFSATLDGDVDRLVREYMSEPVVHSLAPPAASVDRMDHHQFLVAAQEKQQVLARIAARDGRTIMFVRTKHHADRLTKKLRAAGVPAGALHGGKAQNARTRILDEFRSGATETLVATNVAARGIHVDDVSLVVHVEPPADPKDYLHRAGRTARAGATGTVVTIVTEDQRQAFRQMASKAGVTAETTDISPESAELAELTGAREPSGEPIQSQKDTGGKRRDSARGHERAAKPRDDHGGRGTRNNRRGQGRDEHRPPRDEQRGHGSGERGRPRDDQRGRPAGGGRGRRGGSGRGPRRPRQSSAG, encoded by the coding sequence GTGCCCGACTCCGCGCCCGCACGTTCCCGGCGCCCGCGTCGCCGCAACGGCGGCAAGCCCGCCGCCGCGCCCGCGCCGAGCCTGTTCGACCAGGCCGGGGTGACCGCGGTCGACCCGGCGCCGTTCGACTCGCTCGGCCTGCCGCAGCGGCTGGTCCGCGAGCTGGCGGACGCGGGCATGACCGAGGCGTTCCCCATCCAGGCCGCGACCATCCCGGACGCGCTCAGCGGGCGGGACGTGCTCGGGCGCGGGCAGACCGGCTCCGGCAAGACGCTGGCGTTCGGCCTGCCGCTGCTGGCGATGCAGCAGGAGTCGGCGCGTCCGCTGCACCCGCGCGGCCTGGTGCTGGTGCCGACCCGCGAACTGGCCACGCAGGTCACGACCGCGCTCAAACCGCTGGCCAAGGTGCTGGGGATGTACGTGCGCGAGGTCGTCGGCGGGATGCCGTTCAACCGGCAGGCCGAGACGTTGCGGCGCGGGGTGGACCTGCTCGTGGCCACGCCCGGCCGGTTGTCCGACCACGTGCGGCAGGGCACCTGCGTGCTGTCCGATGTGGAACGAACCGCGCTGGACGAGGCCGACCAGATGGCCGACATGGGTTTTCTCCCGCAGGTTCGGCAGATCCTGGACCTGATCCCGCCGGGTGGCCAGCGGCTGCTGTTCTCCGCGACGCTGGACGGCGACGTGGACCGGCTGGTGCGCGAGTACATGTCGGAGCCGGTGGTGCATTCGCTGGCACCGCCGGCGGCCAGCGTGGACCGCATGGATCACCACCAGTTCCTCGTTGCCGCGCAGGAAAAGCAGCAGGTGCTCGCGCGCATCGCCGCCCGCGACGGGCGCACGATCATGTTCGTGCGCACCAAGCACCACGCGGACCGGCTGACGAAGAAGCTGCGCGCGGCGGGAGTCCCCGCTGGCGCGCTGCACGGCGGCAAGGCGCAGAACGCGCGCACCCGCATCCTCGACGAATTCCGTTCTGGCGCAACGGAAACGCTGGTCGCCACGAACGTCGCCGCCCGCGGCATCCACGTGGACGACGTGAGCCTGGTGGTCCACGTCGAGCCACCCGCTGACCCGAAGGACTACCTGCACCGCGCCGGGCGGACCGCGCGCGCCGGGGCGACCGGCACGGTCGTGACGATCGTGACCGAGGACCAGCGGCAGGCGTTCCGGCAGATGGCCTCGAAGGCCGGAGTGACGGCGGAAACCACCGATATCTCCCCGGAATCGGCCGAACTGGCGGAACTCACCGGTGCGCGCGAGCCGAGCGGGGAACCGATTCAGTCCCAAAAGGACACCGGCGGCAAGCGGCGGGATTCCGCGCGCGGGCACGAGCGCGCGGCCAAGCCCCGGGACGACCACGGCGGCCGCGGCACGCGGAACAACCGGCGCGGGCAGGGTCGCGACGAGCACCGCCCACCGCGCGACGAGCAGCGCGGCCACGGGTCGGGCGAACGCGGCCGTCCGCGGGACGACCAGCGGGGACGCCCGGCAGGCGGTGGGCGCGGCAGGCGCGGCGGCTCCGGACGCGGCCCGCGCCGCCCCCGGCAGTCCTCGGCGGGCTGA
- the yaaA gene encoding peroxide stress protein YaaA, with protein sequence MLVLLPPSETKAAGGDGPPLDLDALSCPELTPTRRKLVDAVRSLAADLPASLAALGLSERQAGEVERNAELLDSPTAPALERYTGVLFDALDIGSLGADQRARADSRLAVASALFGLVRGTDRIPAYRLSAGSSLPGFGPLRGMWRPVLAPVLQGSDELVVDLRSGAYAALARVPEAVSVRVLSEDASGKRKVVSHHNKSHKGRLARALATADDEPATIEDVRTIACDAGMRVEQEGDSALCVVVTS encoded by the coding sequence GTGCTGGTGCTGCTGCCTCCCTCCGAGACCAAGGCCGCCGGCGGCGACGGGCCGCCGCTGGACCTGGACGCGCTGTCGTGCCCGGAACTGACGCCCACCCGGCGCAAGCTGGTCGACGCGGTGCGCTCGCTGGCCGCCGACCTGCCGGCGAGCCTGGCCGCGCTCGGGCTCTCCGAACGCCAGGCAGGCGAGGTCGAGCGCAACGCCGAACTGCTCGACTCCCCCACCGCGCCCGCGCTGGAGCGCTACACCGGCGTGCTGTTCGACGCGTTGGACATCGGTTCGCTCGGCGCCGATCAGCGGGCGCGGGCGGACTCCCGGCTCGCGGTGGCTTCCGCGCTGTTCGGGCTGGTCCGGGGCACCGACCGGATCCCGGCGTATCGGCTGTCGGCGGGTAGTTCGCTGCCCGGATTCGGGCCGTTGCGGGGGATGTGGCGGCCGGTGCTGGCGCCGGTGCTGCAAGGCTCGGACGAGCTGGTGGTAGATCTGCGTTCCGGTGCTTACGCCGCGCTCGCGCGGGTTCCGGAGGCCGTGAGCGTGCGCGTGCTGTCCGAGGACGCGAGCGGCAAGCGCAAGGTGGTCAGCCACCACAACAAGTCGCACAAGGGACGGCTGGCCCGCGCGCTGGCGACCGCGGACGACGAACCCGCGACGATCGAGGACGTGCGCACCATCGCCTGCGATGCGGGGATGCGCGTGGAGCAGGAGGGCGACAGCGCGCTCTGCGTGGTCGTAACGAGTTGA
- a CDS encoding MFS transporter — protein MLFERSAASRRRNAPGDRLARRSDLRTGLYVLVVLTAGAYLPSPLYPAYQAMFGISDLAMTVIYAMFALVSAPALVLFGSASDALGRRAVLRASVVLAAVASICFAVASGPMWFVLGRAVQGIALGTATGAASALISERAGDWYRVSGAMLASAAFLAGTAIGPIAGGLLARYAPAPQVSPYAVHAVLLLIGWRRVAKLTGAEPVARRWRFTGPRIPHGMRRLFAASAVTGFLAWTVAGLFLAVIPTLLDRAGAADPAVTGGIFGTMLIFSVLVQPLAGRLGPARAQLGGLGGLLVSLSVLALAPGGATQITLAAAVVAGLGHGLAYGGAAAAVDAAAPAGQRGAVTGALYLAFYLGAGFPAVAVGLITLGHPLSAATTWVAGAAACLVPFAGAAVMLTSDAVDRAPAGERRSRQRVDGNDVCARRKNGTTPLGFFRRVREPRRSVPIPQRWETAGSGPAHRSGTVRGRRAGRRSPTLRRTGRSRLDTAVPARPVDARSRRRRDQ, from the coding sequence GTGCTGTTTGAGAGGAGTGCTGCTTCCCGCCGCCGGAACGCGCCCGGAGATCGACTCGCCCGGCGAAGCGACCTGCGCACCGGCTTGTACGTGCTGGTCGTGCTCACCGCGGGCGCCTACCTGCCGAGTCCGCTGTACCCGGCCTATCAGGCGATGTTCGGGATCAGCGATCTGGCCATGACGGTGATCTACGCGATGTTCGCGCTGGTCAGCGCTCCGGCCCTGGTGCTGTTCGGGTCCGCTTCGGATGCGCTGGGGCGGCGGGCGGTGCTGCGGGCGAGCGTCGTGCTGGCGGCCGTCGCCTCGATCTGCTTCGCGGTGGCGTCGGGACCGATGTGGTTCGTGCTCGGACGCGCCGTGCAGGGAATCGCGCTGGGCACGGCGACCGGGGCGGCGAGCGCGTTGATCAGTGAGCGCGCGGGCGACTGGTACCGGGTCAGCGGGGCGATGCTGGCCAGTGCGGCCTTTCTGGCGGGCACGGCGATCGGACCGATCGCCGGTGGGCTGCTCGCCCGGTACGCGCCTGCACCGCAGGTGTCGCCGTACGCGGTGCACGCGGTGTTGCTCCTGATCGGTTGGCGCCGCGTCGCGAAGCTGACCGGTGCGGAGCCGGTTGCTCGCCGGTGGCGCTTCACCGGGCCGCGGATTCCGCACGGGATGCGGAGGCTGTTCGCGGCCTCCGCGGTGACCGGGTTCCTCGCGTGGACGGTGGCCGGGCTGTTCCTCGCGGTCATCCCGACGTTGCTCGACCGGGCGGGTGCGGCGGATCCGGCGGTCACCGGCGGCATCTTCGGCACGATGTTGATCTTCTCCGTGCTGGTGCAGCCGCTGGCCGGACGGCTCGGGCCCGCTCGCGCGCAGCTCGGCGGTCTCGGTGGACTGCTGGTCAGCCTGTCCGTGCTGGCGTTGGCCCCGGGAGGCGCAACGCAGATCACCCTGGCCGCGGCCGTGGTCGCCGGGCTCGGGCACGGGCTCGCCTACGGAGGCGCGGCCGCGGCGGTCGACGCCGCTGCGCCCGCAGGACAGCGCGGCGCGGTCACCGGAGCGCTGTACCTGGCGTTCTACCTCGGCGCCGGCTTCCCGGCGGTGGCCGTCGGCCTGATCACCCTCGGACACCCCTTGTCCGCAGCGACGACTTGGGTCGCAGGCGCCGCGGCATGTCTGGTGCCGTTCGCCGGTGCCGCCGTCATGCTCACCAGCGACGCCGTCGATCGCGCACCTGCGGGCGAGCGCCGGTCCCGACAGCGGGTCGACGGGAACGACGTCTGCGCGCGCAGGAAGAACGGGACAACGCCGCTCGGATTTTTCCGGCGGGTACGAGAACCTCGTAGGAGCGTGCCGATTCCACAGCGCTGGGAGACCGCAGGCAGCGGCCCCGCGCACCGGTCCGGGACAGTTCGCGGTCGACGTGCAGGCCGCCGGTCGCCGACGTTGCGCCGCACCGGGCGGTCCCGCCTGGACACCGCTGTTCCCGCGCGTCCCGTCGACGCCCGATCACGACGACGGCGTGATCAGTGA
- a CDS encoding LysR substrate-binding domain-containing protein gives MIDPRLAVLQLVAHHGTVTAAAAALHYTPSAVSYQLRQLAEELGVELVTQHGRGIQLTGAARTVLRHAEALHAQAERAHAELAALSGDPSGTFTLCGFSTAATRLLPPAAAALRERYAQVDVRIIEAEPGRCFDLLLAGDADLALVINTPDTPSTSDGRFEQRRLLDDPLDLVVPSHHHLAERSAVTLADAADEPWIVGRPGSTYHDLVRAACTSAGFTPNIAHYADEWDTGTALVAHDFGLILVPRLARLHDDWPVTRIPLRGDPTPARRILAATRRGHREHPLIAASLSTISTTASDLLPPPAIDRTAASGPAGP, from the coding sequence ATGATTGACCCGCGGCTCGCAGTGCTCCAACTCGTCGCGCACCACGGCACGGTCACCGCGGCCGCCGCGGCGCTGCACTACACGCCTTCCGCGGTCTCGTACCAGCTGCGCCAGCTGGCCGAGGAACTCGGCGTCGAGCTGGTGACCCAGCACGGGCGCGGCATCCAGCTGACCGGTGCCGCCCGGACGGTGCTGCGCCACGCGGAGGCGCTGCACGCCCAAGCCGAACGCGCCCACGCCGAACTGGCCGCGCTCAGCGGCGATCCGAGCGGCACCTTCACGCTGTGCGGCTTCTCCACCGCCGCCACCCGGCTGCTTCCGCCTGCGGCCGCGGCACTGCGGGAGCGCTACGCGCAGGTCGACGTCCGGATCATCGAAGCCGAACCGGGCCGCTGCTTCGACCTGCTGCTGGCGGGCGACGCCGATCTCGCCCTCGTGATCAACACGCCGGATACCCCGTCCACATCGGACGGACGTTTCGAGCAGCGCAGGCTGCTCGACGACCCGCTCGACCTCGTGGTGCCCAGCCACCACCACCTCGCGGAGCGGTCCGCGGTAACCCTCGCCGACGCCGCGGACGAGCCGTGGATCGTCGGGCGCCCCGGCAGCACCTACCACGACCTGGTGCGGGCGGCCTGCACGAGCGCCGGTTTCACGCCGAACATCGCGCACTACGCCGACGAGTGGGACACCGGAACGGCGCTGGTGGCGCACGATTTCGGCCTCATCCTGGTGCCCCGGCTCGCCAGGCTGCACGACGACTGGCCGGTCACCCGCATCCCGCTGCGCGGCGACCCCACACCCGCGCGTCGGATCCTGGCCGCCACCCGGCGCGGGCACCGCGAGCACCCGTTGATCGCTGCTTCGCTGTCGACGATCAGCACGACCGCGTCGGATCTGCTGCCGCCGCCTGCGATCGACCGGACCGCGGCGAGCGGACCGGCCGGACCGTAG
- a CDS encoding TIGR03618 family F420-dependent PPOX class oxidoreductase, with translation MASRKVALSAPSPEFLEFWAEPHRCTLTTVRPDGTPHVVPVNSTLDAATGIARVLSSSTSHKVRQVRAAGESGARVALCQVDGRRWSTVEGVAVVRDDPGAVADAESRATHRYGRAPRPNPRRVVLEITATRVLSNL, from the coding sequence GTGGCGTCCCGCAAGGTCGCGCTTTCCGCTCCGAGCCCGGAATTCCTGGAGTTCTGGGCCGAGCCGCACCGCTGCACGCTCACGACCGTGCGGCCGGACGGTACGCCGCACGTGGTGCCGGTGAACTCGACGCTGGACGCCGCAACGGGAATCGCCCGGGTGCTGTCTTCGTCCACTTCGCACAAAGTGCGGCAGGTCCGCGCGGCCGGGGAATCCGGTGCGCGGGTGGCCCTGTGCCAAGTGGACGGACGACGTTGGTCCACTGTGGAGGGTGTTGCGGTGGTCCGGGACGATCCGGGTGCGGTCGCCGACGCGGAATCCCGCGCCACGCACCGCTACGGCCGTGCGCCCCGGCCGAACCCGCGGCGAGTGGTCCTCGAGATCACCGCCACCCGGGTGCTCAGCAACCTCTGA